In Triticum aestivum cultivar Chinese Spring chromosome 5B, IWGSC CS RefSeq v2.1, whole genome shotgun sequence, the following proteins share a genomic window:
- the LOC123110335 gene encoding vacuolar fusion protein CCZ1 homolog, translated as MAICPLILDQTVQGGGMSPVTCHVPGSQSQNDRSFLPSSLVLYQSTRSIPRTARPRGARVRAASRRPGHVPFAGDHAPSRPPLPRTVAGDPSRPPATRLFRRRLVPPRPVRPQAVSKPRSATGADFRAGGSSVVSVKMGLSSAAEIDGAQLCIFDLRRGQQEGQELDKILFFHPADCPILLQLSVIGLCEGIITFTRIFSPEDDCEVIESDKHCHVFYQAEPDIWMVLVVQKIKDNESTLRFGALQGILKESHSLFTMFHGPIRTLLDRQPSAEFARGHLHTFVTDYLSDFSVGKKLQLPTYRDSLTERGTVQMLTVSREVALEVQSLTTVLGSCLRNVICQSIVLFEDLLVSTTLPLDDTLNLYTYAILRLTPSALSSNGNSWSYLRKGGYVNADTTSSSANGAAAAERYNSRSRDTSPGGQNQMHHNFRPLQREKLSKGKDGFVAADFVTTEIRGAVPLNPILWFHQAEERMYLCVYQHKNLTILLVIPASSLINGEEGIAHVKRHLLENASQNIVTVEQKLSRGWGGENAYHVGGYRYILSDPNRKVSRASPPGKVITLSKDSLLALNRLRGEIDLEKSRAKRSDPTHDKDYEVCIRAKNNAWIIAKISRGKELYMAIEKGGETLLYASTAVEKFSNRYCEGAFSTD; from the exons ATGGCGATCTGCCCGTTGATTCTCGATCAGACGGTCCAGGGAGGGGGCATGTCTCCGGTGACATGCCATGTTCCTGGATCTCAATCCCAAAACGATCGAAGCTTCCTTCCCTCGTCTCTGGTTCTCTACCAGTCCACCCGCTCGATCCCGCGGACCGCTCGACCCCGCGGAGCTAGGgttcgcgccgccagccggcgaccCGGCCACGTCCCGTTCGCCGGTGACCACGCCCCGTCCCGTCCGCCGCTGCCCCGTACCGTCGCCGGCGACCCGTCCCGTCCGCCGGCGACCCGTCTcttccgccgccgcctcgtcccgcccCGTCCCGTCCGCCCGCAGGCTGTTTCAAAGCCTAGATCCGCCACTGGAGCTGACTTTCGCGCCGGCGGTTCTTCTGTAGTTTCTGTCAAGATGGGGTTGTCTTCGGCCGCTGAGATCGACGGGGCGCAGCTGTGTATCTTCGACCTGAGGAGAGGGCAGCAGGAGGGGCAGGAGCTCGACAAGATCCTCTTCTTCCACCCGGCTGACTGCCCCATCCTGCTCCAGCTCTCCGTCATTGGCCTCTGCGAAGGAATCATCACATTCACAAG AATATTTTCTCCAGAAGATGACTGTGAGGTGATAGAATCTGATAAACACTGCCATGTTTTTTACCAAGCTGAGCCAGATATTTGGATGGTTCTG GTGGTGCAGAAAATTAAGGACAATGAATCAACTTTGCGCTTTGGTGCATTGCAAGGAATACTAAAAGAATCTCATTCGCTTTTCACAATGTTTCATGGACCAATTCGAACTTTACTTGACAGACAACCAAGTGCTGAATTTGCCCGCGGTCACCTCCACACATTTGTCACAGATTATTTGAGCG ATTTTAGTGTTGGCAAAAAGCTACAATTGCCAACCTACCGTGATAGCCTAACGGAGCGGGGAACAGTCCAAATGCTAACTGTCTCACGAGAAGTGGCACTTGAAGTTCAG TCACTCACCACAGTTCTTGGGTCATGCCTTCGAAACGTAATCTGCCAATCAATTGTATTATTTGAGGACCTCTTGGTGTCTACGACACTTCCCCTG GATGATACATTAAACCTATACACTTATGCAATCCTGCGGTTGACTCCTAGTGCTTTATCTTCCAACGGGAATTCATGGTCCTATTTGCGTAAAGGGGGTTATGTTAATGCTGACACCACTTCAAGTTCGGCAAATGGAGCAGCTGCAGCAGAAAGGTACAATAGTCGATCTCGTGACACTTCTCCTGGTGGACAAAATCAGATGCACCATAATTTCAGGCCTCTTCAGCGTGAGAAATTGTCCAAGGGAAAAGATGGTTTTGTTGCTGCTGACTTTGTAACTACAGAAATTCGTGGTGCTGTACCGCTGAATCCAATACTGTGGTTCCATCAGGCAGAGGAGCGCATGTATTTATGTGTTTATCAGCATAAGAACCTTACTATCTTGCTAGTGATTCCAGCTTCCTCACTGATAAATGGAGAAGAGGGTATTGCTCATGTGAAGAGGCATCTTCTTGAAAAT GCCTCACAGAACATTGTCACTGTTGAACAAAAATTATCACGAGGATGGGGAGGAGAAAATGCCTATCATGTCGGTGGATACCGTTATATACTCTCTGATCCAAACAGAAAAGTATCAAGAGCCTCCCCACCTGGGAAAGTCATCACCTTGTCAAAG GATTCTCTTCTTGCCCTCAACAGGCTAAGAGGAGAAATAGATCTAGAGAAGTCAAGAGCTAAGAGGAGTGACCCTACCCAcgacaaggattatgaagtatgcATCAGAGCGAAAAATAATGCATGGATTATTGCTAAAATTTCTCGAGGAAAAGAACTCTATATGGCTATAGAGAAGGGCGGCGAAACACTTCTCTATGCATCTACAGCTGTTGAGAAATTTAGCAACAG GTACTGTGAGGGGGCATTCTCTACAGACTAa